AAACTCGTAAATAACCCATTTTTAGTGATAGAGGATTTTCCAGAAGGATGTGCATATACGCCATTTTTCTTGGTTTACAGTTTTTCATCCTGCTGTTCATTCTGATGTTGGTGGAACTGACTGTAGCCTGTCTACTGCTGGTATATGAGAAAGAGGTAAGATAAAGCAGGTGATGGTAGGAGGTTAAGGGGTGAGAGAAAATGAAGGGAAGAGATCATTAATACATGAGGACTTATAACAAGAAAATCAGGAGTTGAGAGAGGGCCAGGGTTGTGAGGAAAGGTCAAAGATGATAGATGGTGTTTTGTGAGACCTTCTGTTTTATGAGAATATGTGCGCTTAGATTGACAGATTCCTAGAGAAGGATCTCACAGAAAGTCTGATGAAATCCAGGAAGTCAACTAAAGGTGGGAATTCCACAAACACAGACGACTGGGACATCATTCAGGTCACGGTGAGTGTGAATTGAGAAACACTTAAACTTTACAATGAAACTTGGATGACCCCTCTTTCACTCTGACATAGTTCCAAACAAAATTGAATGGAAATATGTAGCACATGAAATGACACTGCTTTTCTCATGCTCAATTCTATTACATTTAGTTCCAGTGCTGTGGGATCCACAACACAAGTGACTGGAAGGACAAAGTGCCCCTGTCGTGCTGCCGAGAGAGCCCATGTGATCCCAAGACACCAGTATACTGGGAGGCCGTATGACATCACATATACAATATCCTTTCATGATTAACAAGCCTCAAATGAACTACAATACTGTAGAAAAACATAGCCAATGTCACTCAATAAGGATATTTTCTCTTCATCTCAGGGTTGTTACAATAAGCTGAAGGTGTGGTTTGAGGAGAACTTCCTAGTCACCGGTGTTGGTGTGATTGTGCTCTGCATTATCGA
This sequence is a window from Oncorhynchus keta strain PuntledgeMale-10-30-2019 chromosome 14, Oket_V2, whole genome shotgun sequence. Protein-coding genes within it:
- the LOC118393429 gene encoding leukocyte surface antigen CD53-like, yielding MAQNCLKCLKYTMCVVNFLCFMCGTAVFGFGVFLMLNTKVSALIPTLSTLNLANTLFITGIIITCVSFLGFLGALKENRCLLITFFILLFILMLVELTVACLLLVYEKEIDRFLEKDLTESLMKSRKSTKGGNSTNTDDWDIIQVTFQCCGIHNTSDWKDKVPLSCCRESPCDPKTPVYWEAGCYNKLKVWFEENFLVTGVGVIVLCIIEVLGMCFSMTLFCHISRSGLGYKL